CGTTGTTGATTTCGAGCTGGTGATATACCTTTTCGCTTTCATAAGCACTTTGTTCTCCAGAAACCTTCATTTTAGCAATCATATGATTTACAGCCAGCATGATTTTATCAAGCTCGGCAGCCACCTCGCCCATTTCGCCAGTAGCTCCTAACCTCATTTTGAAATTATAGCCGTAATCTCCAGATACTACAGCTTTTAGACCATTTATCAGGTCTTTATTTGAAGTGATGCCTGAAGAAGCAGATATGTATATAGCAATAGCTATAAGTAGTACGATTATTACTAGAGCTGGAACTAAACCTAGCATTTGATTTCCGTAAGCATAACCTACGCCGCTTCCTAGCAGTATAGATATCAGTATGAATATCGTATTTTTATTCATTTTTTACCTCACTTTACACTATTTATTGTGAATCCTTACACCGTAGTATTATGTATTAGACAATATGTTACAAATGCATTAGGATATATTGACTACATTTTAACATAAATTATATTTACTTCATATATATATAAAATAAATTATATAACAAGTATAAAAAATAATAATAGATTAAAATATCACTACTGATTTAGACTAAAAAGAGAAAACTTTGTAAAATTAAAAGAGTGATTAAAAAAGAGCATAAAAAACTTCCAGTTAGATAAGTCGTCTATTATAAGACCACATCTAACTGGAAGGATAAAGTTAAAATTTGCTAGTGATTTTAGTATTGTTTTTTTAGTTTATAACGAGATTGTTTATAAAGTACTCAAGCCACAGGGTTTCATCTGTAAGCTCAGGATGAAAGGATGTGACCATCATATTTTCTTGCCTTGCAGCTACTATATTTTCATCTACAGTATGAAGAGCTTTTGCAGTATTTCCTATGGCTTCAATATATGGAGCTCTTATAAAAACTAGCTTTGATGGCTTGTCATCCAGTGCTTTTATATTATCTACGGTGATAAAGCTATCTAGCTGACTTCCATAGGCATTTCTTTTGACAGTGATATCCATGCAGCCAAGATGAACTATAGGGTCGTCTATTAGTTTTTTTGCTAGTAATATCATTCCTGCGCAGGTACCCCAAACTGGAAACCCAGATTCTATTTTTTCTTTTAGAGCCTGCTTTATATCAAAATCGACTAGGAGCTTTCCTATTGCAGTGCTTTCTCCACCAGGAAGAATGATGCCATCGATGCCTTCAAGCTGGTCTTTTTTTCGTATTTCTACAGCTTTATGGCCTAGCTTTTCTATATGATTTACATGTTCTATAAAAGCTCCTTGAAGAGCGAGAACCCCTATTGTTTTCATATTAATAACCTCTGTCTGCCATTATATCGTCTTTTGATATAGAATATACATTTATACCTACCATAGCTTCGCCAAGATTTTCTGATACCTCAGCCAATATTTTAGGGTCATTATAATTTGTTACAGCTTTTACTATGGCTGCAGCTCGCTTTCTTGGATCTCCAGATTTAAATATTCCAGAGCCTACAAACACACCATCACAGCCTAACTGCATCATCATAGCAGCATCGGCAG
This is a stretch of genomic DNA from Acetoanaerobium sticklandii. It encodes these proteins:
- the pdxT gene encoding pyridoxal 5'-phosphate synthase glutaminase subunit PdxT; its protein translation is MKTIGVLALQGAFIEHVNHIEKLGHKAVEIRKKDQLEGIDGIILPGGESTAIGKLLVDFDIKQALKEKIESGFPVWGTCAGMILLAKKLIDDPIVHLGCMDITVKRNAYGSQLDSFITVDNIKALDDKPSKLVFIRAPYIEAIGNTAKALHTVDENIVAARQENMMVTSFHPELTDETLWLEYFINNLVIN